The DNA region AAAAACATGTGCCACTTGTGTGAGAATCGAAGGAGCACCGACAAACGGCAACGATGCGCCAACGGCCCGGCTGGTCCCTCCGCTGCCAACGCGGAACGCCCTCtcatccctcctccttccctctctttcacACGGAGACGTGTCGGTAAGAGCGTCATGTAGATTGCAGAAGGCGGTACTTCCTCTCTCacttctctctgcctctcttgGTGTCGTTGTACCGCGATGCCCTTGCGACCCCCGCACGTCCACACCCGCTCTGAACTCGGTGGTTAAGGGTAGCTCTCACAACAGAAACATCACAGCGCGCGTGTTAGCGTATATTCGTGGCGCACCCACTTATCGCTCCTGAATCGGTTCTCTTAGCCGTCGCCGCTACGTTTCTCTCACGACAGGAGAGCGACGTGCTCCCCACCCCAGCCCCCGCGTACGGGTCCACGAACGCAACTCCCTCGCGTGTGCATCCTACACGCTTGCACAACGAATAGAGTAGTTAGCAGATTAGCAATAACTTAGGCACGGGCGCGCTGctcgtcctctctctctctttcttcgtcCGCTGTGGTTGTCCTCGGCcacgcgcatgtgtgtgcgtgtgcgtggtgcggctgccccTTCCTGCGTTCTCTGTGTACGCTCTGCAGCGCTAGCATCactcgcagccgcctccgcagtgCTCGTGGGCCCACggagcgaggcggctgcctcctgccccgcgcgcgcgctcgcttTGGCGCTCACGCAGGCACGCCGGCACGTGCGGGGTGCACAAGCACGTCTCCTGTGTTCGTCCGTCACTGCACGTCTTCTTCACGATCtacaccccacccctcccaaACCTCTCcgtccgcccctcccctctttcgtGCGGCGAGGGTGCAGCGGAAGATGATGCGTCTTTCTCGGCTTggcaccacggccgccgccgccgcgtcgtcgtcgtccccgctgcttcagcagctccgtggcGTGCGCTACGCCAACATCCAGGAGACTCTGAAGCCCATCCCTGGCCAAACTGCAGGCCAGATCTCCATCTTGAACGAGATATGCTGCAACCcggatgcggaggaggagcggcgcaaGCCCGTCTTCCGTGCTGAGGTGATGCCAgatgcggccgccgcggcagaggaggacaACTACCTGCACACGATGCACAAGTGGGGCTACGACTCGCTGACGCTCTTCAAAAAGACGAACGAAGACCCTGGGCCGTGGTGGAACGCCAACGCCAGCACGCTGGCGTCTAACTGGTCGCAGGTTGGCGATTACGCGAACGCCGGCATGTGGTCGGGCGTGTGGCGCTACACGTACGGCATCGGCGAGTATAACCTGCGCCCTTACGAGCTGCGTGGACGTGCGTGGGGCCGCAAAGACCCCAAGACCGGCGCCGTCATGATCCGCTACGGCaagcgcagcaccagcaagcCGGTGCAGAGGCTCTGCTTCCCGCACACGAAGGagcacgagcagcaccaccgtaTCAAAAACCCGGCAAACAAGGACGTGACGGAGATCTCAGCCCTGCACGGCAAGCGCGTTCTGCGCGAGCTTCAGTACCACCTCGGTCAAGGGCTGCGCTTCTACCTGGTAGACGGCGTCTTTGGGAGCGACCCAGGCACCGCTACCCCGTACCGCATCATCACGGACAACCCGACGCATGCCTACTTCGCGTCCATGGCAGCGATTCGCACCTTCAACTACGTGGCGCGGCAGGAGGTGACGCTTGTGAAGCGGCTGTCGCAGTCGCCGATCGACGAGTGGGGGTGGCGCCGCCCTGGCGTGCTCATCTACCACGCCCCCTCCTACGACTTTGAGAGCCCGCGCATCGTCGAGGAGTTCGGCGGGCCGCGGCCGAAGGACATGGGCCTCAGTCACAACCGCTTCATCGCGACGGAGCCTTACAGCATTCCCATGAAGTGCGCCATGGGCGGCGAGCCCAGCTGCGACGCACTCCTCGACAGCACAGCGATGCTGTGCGGTCGCTGGGGCTTCTACGCCGACGAGAAAGGCTACCTCACCGTCCCTGGCGAGTCGATCATGTCGAAGGATGGGCGCTCGCTGACGCTGGTGATTACCGGCGACGAGGCCGACGCGGATGCTCTGCGCACGTCTCCGCAGCTCTACGGTAGCCGGCATCACCGCATCGCTAACAGCGTTGTATCCCGTGCGTGGGATGTCGTCTCAATGCCGGCGAGCGCCACTGGCGCAAAGCCGCTGCCTACCGACATAGTGGAGCAGGACCtgcagcgggtgcagcgcAGCTTGCCCACGCGCATGGGCCTCCCGCATACCCTCtcacaccgccaccacggccgccgccacgtcaGCGAGTACGGCTTCAAGTGGCCACACAACTACACGGAAGATGTTGCCACGAAGGCGTACGCCGGTGGGCATCTGTTCAAGGCGCCGAAGACCGACAAGCTCGCCGGCCATCAGCCGCGTCCTTCGAGGTTTTTGATGAAGGATGTCGATGTGGTGGTCATTGGCGAGggagccgacgccgccgctgctatTGTAAGCACGCTCAAGGACCGCGGCATGCTGTACGCCGAAGAGgcgccgctgaaggaggcgatgaggacggcgctgaaggcggcAAAAAGTGTAAAAGTGGTTCCCTGTGCAAGCTCAAAGGCCGTGCTAGGGAAGCTGACGCATGCGTAGCGGtacgtgcagcaccgcccctagcctcccttcccttatcggaggtgaagaagacgAGAGGCGGGAAGTGGGACGAGTGAGCTCCAGCACCGTCTTGCGTGCTCGCTGATGCACCcccgcatgcacgcacacacacacacacacgcatacagagGGGGCGCCGCTTCCCTccctgcggctgctgtccttctctctctttgagGGAGTGCGAGGGGGAGCAGGGCTCGCACGTGGAAGCCGTCGCTTGGCAGCCGCCTGTGCCCGTGTGCACATCATGCCGCGGGCGTGacgcttctctttcctttgtttttttctctcgGCTTTCTCTGTACATGTGTATCTGCCAACTCGTATTTACCACGTTGTGCATGGACGTGCATCACagcccacgcgcacacgcacacgcacacgccggcaCTGTCGCATCCACGCTCACTGCGCGGCGTCAGTGGTTTCGTGCAGGCCAGTGACGAGAGTACCGGAAATCGTCGCCTCCGACGCTCCTCGAGAGTGTCAAACAGCAACGGAGGCATCGGAACAGTCTACCCAGAACGGTGATGGTGCTACGGTGTGTGGCACCCAcactcgccgccgcagatGTGTTTCCTCGTTATACCGTGTATGCATCTCTCCCCAcatccttcgccttcttacgccgtcaccgcggccacacacacgcacacatatatgAGCGGCTTCCATAACCGCCTATCCAGAGagcccccaccaccaccaccaccacctcaccgCATGCCGCCAAAGCCGTGGGAACAGCAGCTGACGGGGAGCAGCATGTCGCACCGACGACCTGCACcgggggaagagggcagtACGTTTTCGGACTTTGAGTACCACCATCAAAGGCGCGGCGGACATGACGGGGCGGCCGgcgagcagcgacgcggtCCTGCTGCATCGCCACGGCGGTGGTCCTTCACCCTGCAAGACATCCCGGGCGCCGTTCAAGGCATGTTCAACGACGTGAATAAGGGCTACGTGACCCGCGTgacagccgccgtcgccacggcgTTTGGTATGAGCTACGCGGTGTACACGCTCGTGCTGCAGCCCACGCAACAACGTCGGCCGCTGGCGAAGCGGTGGAGCTGGTGTgcaccgccggtgccgatCACACTGGTGGAGAAGAACGGGgagaagggcagcagcaTGTTCGTGTACCGCTTCGCTTTGCCGAACAGTTACGACTACGCCGGGTATGAGCCGGTCAGCTCTGTCCGGATGATGAGTGGGAACGTGCGCGAgctctcctcgctctcccgGTGGTACACCCCGATCAGCCACCCCGACGAACGCGGCTTCATCGAGTTCGCGATCAAGGACTGTGATCCCGGCCGCATGTCTGCTCGCCTGCGCTACCTCGAGCCGGGAGACATCGTTTATCTCGGGCGATGGATGCGGGAGTTCCCATACCAGCCGAACACCTTCAAGGAGCTCGGCGTAGTGTGCACCACTTCCGGCGCctccgtggcgctgcagctcatgAACATCATGGACAAGAACAAGGCCGATGACACCAAGCTCAGCCTCCTCTACTGCCACCACACAGCCACCGACATTCCGTTCAAGGATACCTTCTTCAAGGCGTATGCAGAGCGCAACAAGAACCGTATTCAGGTCTCGTACAACGTGTTGGCCGGTGGACGGCGAAGGGggagcgccgcgccgatCGAGCCGAACATGTACGTTGGTAACATCGACCCTGAAACAAttgcggcagcgctgccgccgccggtgcgcatTGTGgaggccggcgccggcgtcggcagtGGCACCGCGTCGCAGCTCGCGACGTACCGCCCTCAGCTGCTCATCTGTGGGCCGCAGTCGATGCTGGCATTTCTGTGTGGTCGCGTCAGCTCCTTCGGAAACTACGGCTACTGGCAGGGGCCCTTCTATCGCTACTCTGGCTTCCTCAAAGACATGGGCTACACCCGCTCTCAAGTGTACAAGTTCGGCGTTTCGACACACTTCCTCGCAGATCATTGACGGGGTGTACACGTGTGCGCGATGGTCGTCATGGCAAGGGCAAGCAAGACAATGTTGACGGCACATCATCAGGAAGGAGACGCGGGCGAGTTACAGCTcagctctttctctctggcagatgcagcggcggcatcgctggTGGTCGGTTGGTCGGCTGGCTCGATCTGAGAAGGCTTTGCTCGTGggggcgatggtggtggtggtgctggccgCTCACCATCAGTGCGATGGTTCAGTTTGCCTGAACTGCTCtgcgcgtcggcgtctgTGTGGTGCAGACCAAAGGAGCGagaagaggcgaagaggCCGAGCACGGAGGTTATAAGATGAAAAGGCGTCAGCGAAGTCGCCCGACCCCTCTGGCGTCGACCCATGAGTGTAGGTGTGTGATGGTCTTCACTGGAAGGTCAGATGGCCATGAAACCCCGGAGTACAGCGAagcgcgcggcgccgtcaggCCTGCAGACAGCACACGAAGATCCTCACAAGCAcggatgcacacacgcacacagccgcACGTCAGCTCTTTCATCTTTGGGCGATGCGTCAGTGTGCACCATGCATCAGCGGAAGGAGCGCTCGCGCActcatgtgcgtgcgcagctgtgcgtCGACGGTGCATCAGCCTTCTTTGATGCCTTGCATCGAAGCGAAGGTCTATACTTCGCTGGTATGCGCCTCCTTTCTCGCTCGCCTCGGCCTCGTTGACCGTCGCGACCACCTTTCCGGCGCCCACCTGCCAGACGGCTCTCttcggcgcgtgcgtgcaggaGCCAGCGCCGGGGCACAGAGCCGCACAGGGGCGAACCAAAATGGCGGCatacgcgcgtgcacgcaggcacaTGCAGGCACACGAACACGACGGTGAGGGCGTGCCTCGGGCGCTGGCTGCTGGCGGCTTGCCCCTGCTtgctttctcttccccctcgCGCCAGCGActgcacgtgcagcagccactGCAGAGGAAGTTGGGCACGCGCAAGTCCATCATTGTACCAGACATTCCACAGATGCCACTCCATGCCGATCTCTCTCTTGCGCGATAGGAACTCTGCCGGGCAGGAGTATTCCGTACGCGGCTGGTGGTCTTGATGGTGCAGATCGtggcgccgcttccgctgaGTTCCAATGGGCTGATTGCAGATGGTTCAATCATCATGATGCTGCAGGAGGGTGTGCGGGTGTCGGAGGAGTGCGCCTGCACCCGCTGCCGGAAGACGAAGCGAATGCGGGAATGGGTCTCGCTGAGCACTCGGACTTTGTCCAAATCCTCAGAATCAACTCTTGTTGCCCAGGCTGGTGCATGATCCAGACCCTCGTTGTCGTCTTCTCGACAATCTACGGCGTCGCATTCAACGGGTGCAGCATGGCCCCACCAGAGACCCGCGACACTGCGCTGGCCTTGAAGAGGGCCTTCGACAGCCTCCTCACTCAGGCGCGGCTCTCGCGCGGGCTCACcctctgcagcgcaagcTCCCGGTACGAGCGGACGATGGGCTTCGTGGCCCTGATGTGTTTAACCGCGAGCAGGAGCATGAGAGGGTGAGATGGTGCGAAGCGagcacgcacccgcagagCATCGGGAAATCCGGGTGCCACGACGGGCACGCGGTAGGGAAATGGCCCCGCCGACCGTGTAGGGGCGCCGCTCATGGGAAgcgccttttctttcttgtcTACTGGAGCTGTGGCTCACTTTCATGCGGATGGCGCCTCTACCATCGCTGCTGTCCGCAAGGGCTACACGCACATTCATGTAGTCAACGGGGAACTCCATCGCTGCATGCCTCCCCTGCCGTGTGTAATCTACGGCTCGTTACACACAATGCGGCGAAAACTCCGCCGACGGACCGAGCCGCGACCCCGTTTACCAAGCGTGGCAGTGCACAACTGGCGAGACGGTGAGGTGCGACAGTAAGCTGCAAAGGCAGGCATATGCGTGCATGTATCTTCTTACGTGAAAAGACGCACTCTATGCGTGCCTTTGTGGCGCTCGGTGTGAGCGGCACGACCGcacccaccgccaccgccgaagTCGGGTCGACTGAAGCGAATATGCCGACACGCCCATTGACCTCCGTGTAACGTTCCCTCGgccccccccgccctccaccaccaccacctctctccctctctgctggCGCCGAAAAGGAAGTGTGCAAATGCAGACACCCTCCTCAAGCTCACTTCaaccgcgtgtgcgtgtgtgtgtgtgtgtgtgtgggtgggtgggtgtgggtgtcaCTGCCTCATCACCACCACGAAACACTCGTCGCAACAGGCGATCACGTATGCTCATGTGCCCTAGCCAGGATGCTGCGGAGACGGTGCGAATGGAGTCGTCCAATACCGGTGCTTGGCGAGAGGTGAACGCTTGTGCGGTGCCGCATTCCTCCAAAACCCGCTAGCGGACCTAAAAGGCCGTTGCACCCAGCGTCACGAAAGGCGCGACATCAACGTTGCACCAACGGCGCGGCCGCGTGATGGGGCAGCTCTACTGGAGCATCTGCGTTGCGCTGACGTTGATGACGCTCTTCCTCACTGAGCTTCTACTAGCGCGGTCGGTGTTGAGGCCTGTTGTGCCCACAGCCTCGGTCGGCCATGCGGGAGCCGATCAAATGAAGGCTGGGCAGCGAGCGGTGGCGTCATCGTCATCAACGTCGCGACCACCGGCGTCCACGGAGGCTGCGGTGGGCAGCAGGGAGAAcgatgctgcggcgacggcagccggcAAAAGGGGTGGCATCGACGAAGAGCCGCTGCCACCCACGGCTCACGTACTGTGGGTCAATGCCTCGCCGGCCCTGGCCTCACCTGATGTGATGTCATCAGTGCACGAATCGGCATCGGCACCCCTGCACGAGCAGGTGGCCGACGCAAACCGTTCAGCCGTCACTGAAAGGAATGCCGCAGAAACGACAACCAACGCGGAGACGTTGCATTCACTAGTCGAAGAGTAGCTGACCTCATTGGTCCACCCGAGTGCCGCCACCGGAAatccgtcgcagcagcagtagcagcagcagcaccccgaCCCCTGTCACACAtgtgccaccaccacagccgccgaAACAGCAAGATGAGGAAGACATGCGTGATAGCCCTATGCCCCCTCTACGTCCTGCGCCGTAGGCTAAAGGTGATCGCAGTGTTCGCCTGTGCCACTCGCTCTCCATTCTTACCGTCCTGGCAGGTACGCCCTTGACGGCGCCGAGAGTCTCGGGGCGATGCCACCAGCCGCATCCACGACAAGGAAGTGCGGCTGCTGAAGAGGGCCGCCGTAGGCCTCTACCGGTTGggcacggcgcagcacgtcAGCTTCCACGAGTGGCTCCTTGTTCACAGCAAAgtgctggaggtggcggcgcagaagagTGAGGAGGCCACGGTGCGGGCGTGGTGGCGCGTGGCGTGCAGCGAAcaggaggcagcagcggcccccTCTGTGACGGGGCGGACCTCTGCCTCGAAGCGGATgccgcatgtgcgcgtggcgGGGCTGCCACACACATCACTCACGAGTCCTCTAATGGCGAAGTTGGCGTTCGCGCTCCTGCACGGCGTCCGGCTTGTCGTGACGGAGTACGTCGCTCTTCACAACCTGCAGTGAACCTTGACGGGGGCGAGCAGGCTTGTCttcggtggcgcagcagacgcgACGAGTGCTGCGTCCATCGGACGCGTCGACTCGGCTAACTCCAACACTTCGCCCTCTTCAAATGGCAACGTTGTGCAGAGCGAAATCACGCTAGCTCCTCAGACGCTATCGAAGAACGCCTGCCCAGATCTGCCAACGAATGTGGTGAAACaggagcgcagcggcaccacagAGGGCGTGCATGCATACCGCCTGCAAGTGTGCGCGTCGCAGGAATGGCGCCAGCCAGAGCGCGAGGCGGGACTGCAATTCAAGCTGATCGCCTACGTGCAGAAGATTCGGTTTCCAACTACAACATCCCCTTCTGTGGTGGCGTCGGTCCACAAACCCATCTCAGACGCCCTCATCTCaagtgccgccaccgccagaaACGCCAATGCCACCGCTGGTGCTGAGGCGACTGCAACGAGTGAGATGCCGATGCAGAATGGGCTGCACATTGTAGCTTACAGCGCATCCGCTCAATTCCACTGCCAACGCGCGCCTCTCTACGGCACCCGCATACTGGCTCCGCCGCTCTCGGCACACATCTGAAGCACCGTCTCCACCCCTCACGACTCTCTGCGAGGCGCTCGTCAGCAGCCAGTTGGGGCTTGGTGATGCACACGCCTTTCAGGGGAGCACCTTCTACCGCGTTTTCTGCCAGGAGTGGCTGCAGTTCGCGCTGCTTCCGAGCCCCAAGGCACCGGCACATGGAAACGCCAAGCTGGACGCAGCATCCGAAGCCGAGGTGGCGGGCCTCATGGTCACCCTGCGCAAGTCCCCGGCACAGCGCGAGAGCGACGTCGAGGTGTAGCAGATGGACATGGCGCAAAGACTCGGCGACGGGTTGTGCACGGTGGAGTGGGTGGCACACCTGAAGGCAGCACAGCTGCACTACCGCGAGATGGCTGAGCGTAAGCGCTGGCGTGCCGATAATCTGGCGTGCTCAACGACTACCACAGCCACAAGCAATATAGCCGGACTTGCCGCCCATCCACCCGCCTCTcctgcggcgccagcagccgtgccgcggctctccctctctaACGCAGCTGGGTGGTCGCCGTACTTGAACCAGTACGCGacgcttctcttctccgaAAACACGGCGCAGCTCTCGCGAGTGGCTGGCACATACCTCTCGTTTCTGCCGAACGTCAGCTACGCCCTCCAGCACATCCGGCGCACGATGGAAAGCAAGCTTGCCTCTGTATCTCTCAAGTGCACGGTAGAACGGACACGGCGCTTCACCTCCGTGAAGCAGCCAACCGACCGAGAAGTTGTCTGCCTTCCCTCCCACCTCTTCCGCGTGCACCGGCACGCTGCCATGTAGAATACGCAGTGGTTCCTGAGTTACCTAGGCTTGCGATGCGTGCAGCACAAGAGCTCctgcctcggcggcctcTTCGAGTCGGAGAAGCGCACCCTCCAGAACATGGACCGCTACCTCTCGACCACCGGCAAGTGGAGCCGCGGCGAGTTCCGCGTCTGCATGTCGGCTGGCATGTACGTCTCGGACCCCTCGAATGAGCTTTTATGATACCGTGCGACGAACAGGCAGCCGTGCTCGCTGTGTCTGCCTatgtggggagggagggctgTCTGCGGGCCAACTGCTCATCCATGCGCAGCGcgctgtgcatgtgtgtagAGGTGTGATGGATGAGCGGGAGGGCGCAGACCCAAGGAAAAACTCAACTGATGCATCAGGTGTGCCCCGTTGGAGGTGCAGACATACGCAAGCGCGTGCAGGCAGCATCAGCCCTTGGATTCTACCgtctctgtgcctgtgcccgTGTCTTTCGCCCATTCGCAGACaagcaggcacgcgcactATGCACGCAAGCGTACCATCACCGTtatgcccccccctcctacTTCGTCCACCACTACGACCACCCCACCTGTGCTCTCCCTATCCCGCTTGTGCGTTGTCTTATGGCACAGGTCTCGGCTGTCTCGGCGCAcaatcgccgccgccgttgcaaAGGAGGAGTCGTGCAGCCGAAAGGACGCTGAGGGAGGGGTCCGATCGTGTGTCCGtccttctttgttgtttttcgCTCCGCTTTTCGCGTGTCTATCTCACTCCttcaccaccactaccaccaccccctcggCCGTGAAGCCTTCACCGTGGGTTGGCGGCGGCCCTGACATaaggcgtgcgtgggtgtgagataggcgcacgcgcccctcccctcgaGGGCCACCTACGTTTTATAGAAGTGGAGCACCGAGCACACGCATAAAAGCTTGATCTCCCGCCTGCTCAGTGGCTCTCGCCggtgcacaggcacacatacactcATATACAgccttgcgcgcgcgcacttgTGGTCTTCGCCTACTCCAGACTCTGCGAGCCGTAGGTCAATGTCATCGTCGCGTACTCGGAGGCAGCCACAAAGGCCAGTCGTGGCGTCGACGGATTCCTCGGCCCTCACGACAGTGAACACGGATGACATGCTGCGGCAATGCGAGCGGCTGATCGTGCAGCTCTCTCAACAGGTGCTGGAGCAGGAGAAGGATATCCGCTCCCTGCGGGCGGCACTGCACTCCAGTccacaccggcagcgccgagaCCGGCAACGGGGTGGTGATGAGAAGCGCGAACGTGCAGCGGCCGTCAGCACGGCAGAGAGTTTCAGCGTATCGGCGGAGGGGCGCCGGCATCATCACGCACATCACATCACAGCCAAAGCGCCCACACAGAGGAAGATGACGCACGAAGACCCTCGACTGTGCCTCACTCTCCCATCGCCGACGACACCGCAGGTGTCCCCCATCAACTCGTCCGAGGACGCGGGCGTCGACTCCACCACGGGGCCCTATCCAGAAGCCACTGTCGTGGCACCGCACAGCCCCCAGAGCAGCGGAGCAGGAAGTGCTGTACCCTCGCCGACGCGCTCCGCCAGCAAGTCGAGCGGGCAGCACGgcatggcggtggcgctcgctTTTCCGTCTATCGTATGCGACGTTAGCAGCTTCAGCGATAAGGCCAACGTCGGCCTAACACCCAGCACTGTGTGTGATCGTCCTCCGTCCGGCGAGGCAGCAACTGCAGACGCGCTTTGGGCATCGTCGCTGCTATCAGAGCaggagaggagcagcagtagcagctCCCTCGCCCGGCACCCTCGCAACACTGCACAACGCACGCGGAATGCACAGTTCGAGACCCCGCGAGTGAAGTTCGATAACCAGGATGCAATGAGCTACCTGCTGAGCGTGTTTTCCAGCGTCAAGTCAACCCGTGAGGCCGATGGTGgtgcgacagcggcgatggcggaggTCGGTGAAACGGCTCCCTGTGGAAGAGAAcatcgcggcggtgcaggcgtgcGCTCGCCAaacgcaccgctgcagcggcaaggTGAGCATGTCGCGCGGCGACTCTTTCGTCTTGACCCTGTCGATGAAGATGAGggcagcgagagcggcaATGAGCACTCgagtggcggcgctgtgtcCGACTATGACCGTCCTGCGGCGAGGCGCCCTTTTTTGCCGCCCTCGCGCGACAAGCgatgcgacggcgacggcagcgcaccaccgAATCACAAGACGTGCGGCTCCTTCGATGAGGACGATGCGTTCTTGCAGGAGCGGTACGCGCGCATTGTGGCATGCGCGTTAGCCGCTGAGTTCACCGCCTTCACCACACTAGTGGGAGAGGATGAagtacagcagcagcgaggatgcAAGACGGGGCCTCGCACGCCTACGGCCGCTCGGTGTCGCACCACGTCTCGGCGCGATCACAGCACCAGTGCAACGGTGTCGGAGCTACTGCAACTCTTCACTTTCCAGCCTGCCACGAGACATCAGCCGGACAGTGATGGGAAGGGCTTGTAAGGACAGCAACTCCTCGGCACCACCACGTAGTGGAAGCTGGCACTGCAAGCTTTACAGGAGCAACGGTTGTGGTGGTGCCACACTGCCGTCTGTGTAATGGTACATGGTGCGGAGTCTGCAGGgagtagcagcagcgagagggGCTCATGCGGAGGCAAGGCTGCCGCATCTGCTCTGCACGGGCATGAGCCCTCAGCTCtggcgctgaaggaggcggcgggggtGCCGGCGCCTGCGATATCGGAGGTGGTTCACGCGACTCTGCCGATCACAGCGATGCTTTGGCCACGTGCAGTGGCGTGTGGGTGTCTGTGCACCTCTGTGAAGGCATCTGTTCATAGAAGAGGGTGCGGGGGGAAGCTCGCGGCTCCCGTGCATCGACTTGGTTTCTTGTGTCGTTTTACATCCTCTCCCGCGGCGTGTGAGCATGTGCCTGTCGCCCGAGCAGCGTTGATGCTATGTGAGCTaaaaagaaaggggggaGCCTCCGCTGATGGGGTGTGAGCCGCACGGTCGATttgcgccaccgccatcggcAAGCATGTGCGGGGGCGtctcgcgccgcagcagccgcatcccaccatcaccacggcccagcgtgtgtgtacgtcaTCTGCACTGTGTCACGGTGACGCGCACCGCACCCATGAGGCGGGCATGTGCTATCGCCCTCGCCTGTTCTGTGTCTCTCCTCCACATCGaacctcctctccctccccctcctgcgcctgcaTTCCGCGCTGGCACGCGCGGAGAGTCACAAACCTGAATGAACGGAGCAGCAACGTTTCTTGGTGCCCCTTGTCATGGAAGCGACTGCCGCGCtacgcgctgcggcggcatcgccctCGCCTCCGTCTGCCTCGCCGTTACCGCCACGAACGGCTGAAGTACTTTTGTCCCTGGCGCACCGTGCGGACCAGGCGCTACACGAGCTGATCACGACGCACCACGCCTTCGTGACGAATCGTACGCAGCGCTTGCATGGTGCCCtctccatcgccgctgcacacgcgcagctggTTCTACGGACATTAGAAACGGTGCGGGAGCAGCGGGAGCGCGAGCGACACCGggtgcaccagcagctgcagcagcggtccGGCTCTTCGGCCTCTCCCGGTACTCGGACTGCATCGCCCTCTGTGGCGAATCGGGCGCCGACGAAAGAGGAGCGCCAGCTGTACATGCGGCTGGAGAAGGCCCGCATCGACCTTCGCCGCGTGCTTCCGCGCGCTGTGGCCGAGGTCGAGGACGCAGAGAACGTCACCGAGGGTGACGTGACGTCCACCTCAGGTCGa from Leishmania infantum JPCM5 genome chromosome 11 includes:
- a CDS encoding NADH-cytochrome b5 reductase-like protein, giving the protein MFNDVNKGYVTRVTAAVATAFGMSYAVYTLVLQPTQQRRPLAKRWSWCAPPVPITLVEKNGEKGSSMFVYRFALPNSYDYAGYEPVSSVRMMSGNVRELSSLSRWYTPISHPDERGFIEFAIKDCDPGRMSARLRYLEPGDIVYLGRWMREFPYQPNTFKELGVVCTTSGASVALQLMNIMDKNKADDTKLSLLYCHHTATDIPFKDTFFKAYAERNKNRIQVSYNVLAGGRRRGSAAPIEPNMYVGNIDPETIAAALPPPVRIVEAGAGVGSGTASQLATYRPQLLICGPQSMLAFLCGRVSSFGNYGYWQGPFYRYSGFLKDMGYTRSQVYKFGVSTHFLADH